The following coding sequences lie in one Lolium perenne isolate Kyuss_39 chromosome 2, Kyuss_2.0, whole genome shotgun sequence genomic window:
- the LOC127334762 gene encoding uncharacterized protein isoform X1, producing MTAKKHKENRDQRARDEKSRLSVKMQADARDERANRRENLSKVKLVSGDTSPRTLRIKQMAELNRMWKKNRKDFCEKYGHPDQKSNRSFVEKPFGSAYVDCDTSLPSNIVSLALVDGNYENKILFACSGIAMERLPMTNPEVTIVVTSKRLVEEFKEIRNRDDKVKVEVRFPGKKNICVDGLLGLYDKYIAIVTCFYYSDPCKIHVDEHQMYRDLKPEYLRPNSVEAVGRAFSLGTLMSAKGQIYLPTSGSHEGHLMYSNCAITEAGLGGPVVTKDGHFIGLNIDCDTKDNSTLILPWELLMERFVYFEKYSPNSTNYREYTLPKDLFSVVPPGHWNTVKYLTSMGYPEPPPLVLETGGKLCDKFEEDFGDLYGYKGLDYNVWCRGTEEPVFSKLRTEVLRKLCRRVVLLTSFDGDMRSFACTGYIIKWHKKGTPVILTSASLIRSLNNEDTIDEKLKIAVFLPPNQHATGTLELYHLDYNIAVISVQKRLHCVHPENIFHEEKRRKKVVALGREVKDGLLMGTIGVVAKLPMDGPSKLNCKDLKLSTCKIKKAGIGGPLVNFIDGSYAGMNFYDRTTKTPYLPRHIIAKVLSVTDLPSQIKGMSQPTNITNVSVKKRSPVRGKYKRTSRSGTSIVKNRWPVPKPYWYHPRFDVSEPAWWKEPQ from the exons AT GACTGCAAAGAAGCATAAGGAGAACAGGGACCAAAGAGCCAGAGATGAAAAGAGTAGGCTGAGTGTCAAGATGCAGGCAGATGCAAGGGACGAAAGAGCGAATCGAAGAGAGAATCTGTCAAAAGTAAAACTGGTTTCAGGAGATACTTCTCCCAGAACACTCCGAATAAAACAAATGGCGGAAC TCAACCGAATGTGGAAGAAGAACAGGAAAGATTTTTGTGAAAAGTATGGACATCCTGATCAGAAGTCGAACCGGAGTTTTGTAGAGAAACCATTTGGTTCTGCATATGTGGATTGTGATACTTCTTTGCCTTCCAATATTGTCTCGCTTGCTTTAGTTGATGGTAATTATG AAAACAAGATTTTGTTTGCATGCTCAGGAATAGCTATGGAACGTCTGCCAATGACGAATCCAGAAGTAACAATAGTTGTGACATCAAAGCGTTTGGTTGAAGAATTTAAGGAAATAAGAAACAGAGATGATAAAGTGAAG GTTGAAGTGCGTTTTCCTGGCAAAAAAAATATTTGCGTAGATGGGTTATTGGGACTATATGATAAATATATTGCTATTGTAACGTGCTTCTACTACTCAGATCCATGTAAGATACATGTGGATGAACACCAAATGTATAGAGATTTAAAACCAGAGTATTTGCGTCCTAATTCAGTAGAAGCTGTTGGGCGTGCGTTCAGCTTGGGCACTTTGATGTCTGCTAAGGGGCAGATTTATCTCCCAACTAGTGGGTCTCACGAAGGTCATCTGATGTACAGTAATTGTGCTATCACAGAG GCTGGACTTGGAGGTCCAGTTGTGACTAAGGATGGACACTTTATTGGGTTGAACATTGATTGTGATACCAAGGACAATTctaccttgatcctaccatgggaGTTGCTTATGGAACGCTTTGTGTATTTTGAAAAGTACAG CCCGAATTCTACCAACTACCGTGAATATACCTTGCCTAAAGATTTATTCAGCGTAGTCCCACCAG GACATTGGAATACTGTCAAGTATCTAACATCCATGGGATATCCTGAGCCACCACCACTCGTGCTTGAGA cCGGTGGGAAATTGTGTGATAAATTTGAAGAGGATTTTGGTGATTTATATGGTTACAAGGGCTTAGATTACAATGTCTGGTGTCGTGGTACTGAGGAACCGGTATTTTCTAAACTCCGGACAGAAGTTCTACGAAAACTATGCCGTCGTGTTGTTTTGCTTACTTCATTCGATG GAGACATGAGATCTTTTGCATGCACAGGCTACATTATAAAGTGGCATAAAAAAGGCACGCCCGTTATTCTGACCTCGGCCAGTTTGATTAGAAGTTTGAATAATGAAGACACGATTGATGAGAAGTTGAAG ATTGCTGTTTTTCTCCCACCAAATCAGCATGCTACTGGAACGTTGGAACTGTACCATTTAGATTATAACATTGCTGTAATCAGTGTTCAGAAACGTCTGCATTGTGTTCACCCGGAGAATATTTTCCACGAAGAAAAGAGACGCAAAAAGGTAGTAGCTTTAGGGCGTGAGGTTAAGGATGGATTATTAATGGGGACAATTGGTGTAGTGGCTAAGCTGCCTATGGATGGACCTAGCAAGCTTAACTGCAAAGACCTTAAGCTGTCTACTTGTAAAATCAAGAAG GCTGGGATTGGTGGTCCACTAGTTAATTTTATTGATGGAAGTTATGCTGGCATGAACTTCTACGACAGAACTACGAAAACCCCTTATTTGCCCAGGCATATCATTGCAAAAGTTCTAAGTGTAACTGATCTCCCATCACAAAT AAAAGGAATGAGTCAGCCCACAAACATAACTAATGTATCTGTTAAAAAAAG AAGCCCTGTCAGAGGAAAGTACAAGCGCACAAGCAGATCGGGTACATCCATAGTTAAAAACAG GTGGCCTGTGCCTAAGCCATACTGGTACCATCCTCGATTTGATGTCTCCGAGCCAGCTTGGTGGAAGGAACCCCAGTAA
- the LOC127334762 gene encoding uncharacterized protein isoform X2, with amino-acid sequence MTAKKHKENRDQRARDEKSRLSVKMQADARDERANRRENLSKVKLVSGDTSPRTLRIKQMAELNRMWKKNRKDFCEKYGHPDQKSNRSFVEKPFGSAYVDCDTSLPSNIVSLALVDENKILFACSGIAMERLPMTNPEVTIVVTSKRLVEEFKEIRNRDDKVKVEVRFPGKKNICVDGLLGLYDKYIAIVTCFYYSDPCKIHVDEHQMYRDLKPEYLRPNSVEAVGRAFSLGTLMSAKGQIYLPTSGSHEGHLMYSNCAITEAGLGGPVVTKDGHFIGLNIDCDTKDNSTLILPWELLMERFVYFEKYSPNSTNYREYTLPKDLFSVVPPGHWNTVKYLTSMGYPEPPPLVLETGGKLCDKFEEDFGDLYGYKGLDYNVWCRGTEEPVFSKLRTEVLRKLCRRVVLLTSFDGDMRSFACTGYIIKWHKKGTPVILTSASLIRSLNNEDTIDEKLKIAVFLPPNQHATGTLELYHLDYNIAVISVQKRLHCVHPENIFHEEKRRKKVVALGREVKDGLLMGTIGVVAKLPMDGPSKLNCKDLKLSTCKIKKAGIGGPLVNFIDGSYAGMNFYDRTTKTPYLPRHIIAKVLSVTDLPSQIKGMSQPTNITNVSVKKRSPVRGKYKRTSRSGTSIVKNRWPVPKPYWYHPRFDVSEPAWWKEPQ; translated from the exons AT GACTGCAAAGAAGCATAAGGAGAACAGGGACCAAAGAGCCAGAGATGAAAAGAGTAGGCTGAGTGTCAAGATGCAGGCAGATGCAAGGGACGAAAGAGCGAATCGAAGAGAGAATCTGTCAAAAGTAAAACTGGTTTCAGGAGATACTTCTCCCAGAACACTCCGAATAAAACAAATGGCGGAAC TCAACCGAATGTGGAAGAAGAACAGGAAAGATTTTTGTGAAAAGTATGGACATCCTGATCAGAAGTCGAACCGGAGTTTTGTAGAGAAACCATTTGGTTCTGCATATGTGGATTGTGATACTTCTTTGCCTTCCAATATTGTCTCGCTTGCTTTAGTTGATG AAAACAAGATTTTGTTTGCATGCTCAGGAATAGCTATGGAACGTCTGCCAATGACGAATCCAGAAGTAACAATAGTTGTGACATCAAAGCGTTTGGTTGAAGAATTTAAGGAAATAAGAAACAGAGATGATAAAGTGAAG GTTGAAGTGCGTTTTCCTGGCAAAAAAAATATTTGCGTAGATGGGTTATTGGGACTATATGATAAATATATTGCTATTGTAACGTGCTTCTACTACTCAGATCCATGTAAGATACATGTGGATGAACACCAAATGTATAGAGATTTAAAACCAGAGTATTTGCGTCCTAATTCAGTAGAAGCTGTTGGGCGTGCGTTCAGCTTGGGCACTTTGATGTCTGCTAAGGGGCAGATTTATCTCCCAACTAGTGGGTCTCACGAAGGTCATCTGATGTACAGTAATTGTGCTATCACAGAG GCTGGACTTGGAGGTCCAGTTGTGACTAAGGATGGACACTTTATTGGGTTGAACATTGATTGTGATACCAAGGACAATTctaccttgatcctaccatgggaGTTGCTTATGGAACGCTTTGTGTATTTTGAAAAGTACAG CCCGAATTCTACCAACTACCGTGAATATACCTTGCCTAAAGATTTATTCAGCGTAGTCCCACCAG GACATTGGAATACTGTCAAGTATCTAACATCCATGGGATATCCTGAGCCACCACCACTCGTGCTTGAGA cCGGTGGGAAATTGTGTGATAAATTTGAAGAGGATTTTGGTGATTTATATGGTTACAAGGGCTTAGATTACAATGTCTGGTGTCGTGGTACTGAGGAACCGGTATTTTCTAAACTCCGGACAGAAGTTCTACGAAAACTATGCCGTCGTGTTGTTTTGCTTACTTCATTCGATG GAGACATGAGATCTTTTGCATGCACAGGCTACATTATAAAGTGGCATAAAAAAGGCACGCCCGTTATTCTGACCTCGGCCAGTTTGATTAGAAGTTTGAATAATGAAGACACGATTGATGAGAAGTTGAAG ATTGCTGTTTTTCTCCCACCAAATCAGCATGCTACTGGAACGTTGGAACTGTACCATTTAGATTATAACATTGCTGTAATCAGTGTTCAGAAACGTCTGCATTGTGTTCACCCGGAGAATATTTTCCACGAAGAAAAGAGACGCAAAAAGGTAGTAGCTTTAGGGCGTGAGGTTAAGGATGGATTATTAATGGGGACAATTGGTGTAGTGGCTAAGCTGCCTATGGATGGACCTAGCAAGCTTAACTGCAAAGACCTTAAGCTGTCTACTTGTAAAATCAAGAAG GCTGGGATTGGTGGTCCACTAGTTAATTTTATTGATGGAAGTTATGCTGGCATGAACTTCTACGACAGAACTACGAAAACCCCTTATTTGCCCAGGCATATCATTGCAAAAGTTCTAAGTGTAACTGATCTCCCATCACAAAT AAAAGGAATGAGTCAGCCCACAAACATAACTAATGTATCTGTTAAAAAAAG AAGCCCTGTCAGAGGAAAGTACAAGCGCACAAGCAGATCGGGTACATCCATAGTTAAAAACAG GTGGCCTGTGCCTAAGCCATACTGGTACCATCCTCGATTTGATGTCTCCGAGCCAGCTTGGTGGAAGGAACCCCAGTAA